Proteins encoded by one window of Dendropsophus ebraccatus isolate aDenEbr1 chromosome 4, aDenEbr1.pat, whole genome shotgun sequence:
- the LOC138789250 gene encoding 3-galactosyl-N-acetylglucosaminide 4-alpha-L-fucosyltransferase FUT3-like: MVWPSHSPKISWSILFLLIHSCVIFLLCSYYYGEKVPVPLKQEIASNCTKILPKNYSTTAPQEQSSWIILLWTWPSGHIFPHNQCPPSIDSSGCFFTVDRSMYSMADAVVINHRDVSASLSLLPPTPRPQNQFWIWFNLESPSNIRNLTMMDNIINMTMSYRVDSDIFSPYGWLEKRDEKENFTIPQKTRLVTWAVSNWKTQLRRFQYYEELKPHIQIDIYGKQHLPLPKSYSQLRTFSQYKFYLSFENSIHEDYITEKLWSNALLSGTVPVVMGPPRKNYERFIPPDSFIHIHDFSSAQELASYLLSLDRDDEKYEQYFNWRNTYQPVKDRKMWITDYCKVCKTLKEAPLYRTIPSIAEWFK, encoded by the coding sequence ATGGTTTGGCCAAGCCATTCACCAAAAATAAGTTGGTCCATTCTTTTTCTCCTTATACACAGTTGTGTTATCTTTTTATTATGCTCATATTACTATGGTGAAAAAGTACCTGTTCCTTTAAAGCAGGAGATTGCATCAAATTGTACAAAGATCCTACCAAAAAACTACTCAACAACAGCTCCACAAGAACAGTCTTCGTGGATTATCCTTCTTTGGACATGGCCTTCAGGGCATATTTTTCCTCATAATCAATGTCCACCATCAATTGATTCATCTGGTTGCTTCTTTACTGTGGATCGTAGTATGTATTCAATGGCAGATGCTGTTGTTATTAACCACAGAGATGTATCTGCGTCCTTGTCTCTATTACCACCTACGCCAAGGCCTCAAAACCAGTTCTGGATTTGGTTTAACCTGGAGTCTCCATCAAATATCAGAAACCTAACCATGATGGACAATATCATAAACATGACCATGTCCTACAGGGTGGATTCTGATATCTTCTCTCCCTATGGCTGGCTGGAAAAGCGTGATGAAAAGGAGAACTTTACCATTCCTCAGAAGACCCGGTTGGTTACTTGGGCAGTAAGTAACTGGAAAACACAACTCAGGAGATTCCAGTATTATGAGGAGTTAAAACCACACATCCAAATAGACATCTATGGAAAACAGCATTTACCACTTCCAAAAAGTTATTCTCAACTTCGTACTTTCTCCCAATATAAATTCTACCTGTCTTTTGAGAATTCAATTCATGAAGACTATATAACGGAAAAACTCTGGTCCAATGCACTCCTTTCAGGGACTGTCCCAGTTGTAATGGGTCCTCCACGTAAAAATTATGAGCGTTTTATCCCACCCGATTCCTTTATTCATATACATGATTTTTCTAGTGCTCAAGAATTAGCCTCTTACCTTCTTAGCCTGGACAGAGATGATGAAAAATACGAGCAGTATTTTAACTGGCGTAATACCTATCAGCCAGTAAAAGACAGGAAAATGTGGATCACTGATTATTGTAAAGTATGTAAAACTCTTAAAGAAGCCCCATTGTATAGAACAATTCCAAGTATTGCTGAATGGTTTAAATAA